One Ilumatobacter coccineus YM16-304 genomic window, TGGCCTCTACACCCCGCTGTTCGGTGACACGCTCCCGGCCGAAGGCCTGGGCAACACCTACTGGCTGTCGAACCAGTCGACCTACGAGAACCACGCCGGCGATGCCGGTTACGGCGCAGGCGACATCGAATCGGCACAGGCAGCTCTCGAAGCCGCTGGCTACAGCCAGAACGGCGACGGCATCTACGAGCACCCGGAAGACGGCGTGCTCAGCCTCCGTGTCGGTACGACCGGTGGCAACCGTCTGCGTGAGATCCAAGAGGAACTCATCCAGGCGCAGATGAAGGATGCTGGCATCGAGATCGTCATCGACAACGTCGAAGGTGGCGCGTACTTCTCAGAAGTGCCGTTCTCCGCTGACGCGATCGCATGTGCGACGAGCGGTGGCGCCGAAGGCAACTGCGACATCTGGGACATCACCCAGTTCGCATGGGTCGGTGGCCCGTGGCCCGGCGGTCAGTCCGCTTCGTACCGTTCCGGCGGGGAGAACAACCCCTACGGATTCGCCAACGAGGCATTCGACGCCCGTTCGGACGAGTGTGACGCAACGGTGGACGACACCGAGCGCGCCGCTTGCTACAACGAGCTCGACCGCTACGTGACGACGCTGGAAATGGACCCCGAGAACGGTCTGTTCATGCTCCCGCTCACGCAGAAGCCGTCGTTCTACGGCTACACCTCGGACCTCGCGTCCGCTGGTGTCGCTCCCGACGCACAGCTTGCTGGCCCGCTGACCAACGTCGTGGACTTCGCATTCGCGAGCTGAATCGGTAACTCGATTCTCACATCGAGTTGAACGGCCGGGGCCCCGCATCTGCGGGGCCCCGGCTGCACCCCGGCTCGGTTTTGTCAACCCGTCCCTTCTCAGCGATCTAGGGTTCCCAGCACTGTGTTCGCATACATCACCAGGCGATTGCTCGCGACGATTCCGTTGCTGATGATCGCTCTCTACCTCGTCCACGTCGGCATCTCGTTCACCGTTGATCCACGTGCAGACTTCTATCTCTGTCTCCCTCGCTGCCAAGACGGCTTCGACCAGATCACCGAGCAGTACCAGCTCGACGTCAACATCTGGGTCCGTCCGTTCACCTGGTTCGGCAACATCCTCGGGGGAGACCTCGGGTTCTCGTCGTCGGTCGGCGAGCCCGTCACCGACGTCATGCGGTCACGTGTGTGGAACACCGCCATGGTCGCCATCCCCGCCTTCGTCGTGAGCGCGATCTTCGCACTGCTCCTGTCGGTGTACTCGGCTCGCAACCAGTACTCGAAGGGCGACTACGCCTTCACCGGCCTCGCCTTCATCGGCCTGGCCTTCCCGTCGTTCGTGCTCGCACTGGTCATCCAGAACATCTTCGGTGTGCAGTTCGAGAACTGGACGGGCTTCAAGCCGTTCAACACCGGCCGCAAGACCAACGAGAACCTGCTGCAACTGTTGCGTGACATCACGTTGCCGGCGCTGTCGCTCTCGATCCTGTTCATCTCGGCCGACAGTCGTTTCGGTCGTGCCTCCATGCTCGAAACGCTCAACCAGGACTACATCCGCACCGCTCGGGCCAAGGGACTCACCGAGCGGACGGTCGTGTGGAAGCACGCGCTGCGCAATGCGCTGATTCCGCTCGTCACGCTTTGGGCGCTCAACTTCTCGGCGCTGATGGGTGGCTCGATCGTCACCGAATCCATCTTCTCGTGGCCCGGCATCGGCCAGGTGTTCTTGCGAGCGCTGCCCGACGCCGACATCGACCTCGTGCTGGCGATCGTGTTGTTCACCGGCATCGTCGTGGTCGTGATGAACCTGCTCGCCGACGTGTTGTACGGCATCCTCGACCCTCGAATCCGATTGGACTGACCGATGGCCGGTACAGAAATTCGCTCGACGGGCCTCAGTGAGATCGAGGCGCCGTCCTCCGTCGCCGAGGTGGCCGACGCCGCCGACCTCGAAGGTCTCAGTGACAAGCCGAAGTCGTTCGGCAGGCTTGCCTGGGAACGCTTCCTCAATCACCGTCTCGCCCTCGTCGGGGCCGTGGGCCTCGTGGTCATCGTGCTGCTGTTCTTCCTGGCGCCGTACTTCAGCGACTACGGAGTCGCCGACCGCAACGTGCGCGATCGTCTGCTCGGTCCGTCGTGGGACCATCCGTTCGGCACCGACGAGATCGGTCGCGACCTGTTCGTGAGGACCGCCGCCGGTGGTCGCTACTCGCTGCAGATCGGTCTGTTCGCCGCGGTCATCTCGACGATGATCGGCACGCTGCTCGGCGCGGTCAGTGGCTACTTCGGCCGCTGGGTCGACGTCGTCGTGTCGCAGTTGGTCAACCTGCTGCTCATCGTGCCGGCGCTCATCATCCTGTCGGTGTTCGCGCTGCGTTTCGGCGGCACGGCGATCAGCCTGGCGTTGATCCTGGCCGGCTTGCTCTGGACTCGTATCGCTCGCGTCGTGCGCGGCGTGGTGCTCGCGATCAAGGAGCAGGAGTACATCATGGCGGCGCGTGCTGCCGGGGCGTCGCACT contains:
- a CDS encoding ABC transporter permease encodes the protein MIALYLVHVGISFTVDPRADFYLCLPRCQDGFDQITEQYQLDVNIWVRPFTWFGNILGGDLGFSSSVGEPVTDVMRSRVWNTAMVAIPAFVVSAIFALLLSVYSARNQYSKGDYAFTGLAFIGLAFPSFVLALVIQNIFGVQFENWTGFKPFNTGRKTNENLLQLLRDITLPALSLSILFISADSRFGRASMLETLNQDYIRTARAKGLTERTVVWKHALRNALIPLVTLWALNFSALMGGSIVTESIFSWPGIGQVFLRALPDADIDLVLAIVLFTGIVVVVMNLLADVLYGILDPRIRLD
- a CDS encoding ABC transporter permease, producing the protein MAGTEIRSTGLSEIEAPSSVAEVADAADLEGLSDKPKSFGRLAWERFLNHRLALVGAVGLVVIVLLFFLAPYFSDYGVADRNVRDRLLGPSWDHPFGTDEIGRDLFVRTAAGGRYSLQIGLFAAVISTMIGTLLGAVSGYFGRWVDVVVSQLVNLLLIVPALIILSVFALRFGGTAISLALILAGLLWTRIARVVRGVVLAIKEQEYIMAARAAGASHWRIIFRHLLPNVMGAIAVEVTLLLGTVIVLESTLSFLGLGVKPPNTSLGTLVRDAKGSIDSDPLRVLMPGIWIVLIVLCVNFLGDGLRDALDPRSKAEGNKPVKAESTEANVTQEQVGP